The Procambarus clarkii isolate CNS0578487 chromosome 24, FALCON_Pclarkii_2.0, whole genome shotgun sequence genomic interval AGTGCATTGTTTTATCTGTTAGGTAACATGTGTCACCGACTACTTTCTTTGATACTTTGGACTGAACGCGGCACAGTTGCCAAGTTGAAATACCCTGTTGttacatttttatttaaaatagtaaatattcTCTATATCGAAGGCCTACCATTCTTGAGTTGAAtatccgttttttttttttttttgtatttcaaATCGTTTTGAGAAGTTTACACTTTGACTACAGACATGCTAATAACGAGAATAGAATAAAATCGCTAATAATCATACTCAGTCATTACCATAAAACCCGCGATAGGAGAAGTTGCATAGAAACACCTGCGGGAAATATGCATGTGTTTCGTGGACCTGTGTTGCGGGGACCTGTGTTACGTGGCCCTGTGTGGCGTGGACCCAtgttgtgtgtacctgtgttGCGTGTACCTGTGTTGCGTGTACCTGTGTTGCGTGCACCTGTGTTGCGTGGCCCTGTGATGCGTGGACCGCCTGTGTGTGACGGACGACACGGGACGCTGCACAACGGTGAAGCCAGAACATGGCTCAAACAGAATATAGTTATGGTGTAAATTTAGCAAACACCGCTGCTGATGTAAGATATTCACAGCTATACGGCGGAAAAACGGTCCATCCTCAGTCCCTGTTTGTCCAAGCTGTGGACGACCACGGCGAAGCATTCGCCAATTTCAATGctgagaattaaaaaaaaatgcattttcTATACATAAggcaatattattatatattagaatattgtTCATAGTTACGCTTAGGTTTGGTTATGTTAGACGTTTAGGCTCTGTTGGCAATTCTTAGCATTTGCAGCATGTGGGTGACCCGCTCCCAAGCTGTGGTCATCGAAGCTGTGGACAACCTTAGAGACACAATCATTAAtttaaacgtactgtctattcacaatatattgttaCTATATTatataactagctgtacccggccacgcgttgctgtggctcagcaaccttcacCGGTCTccgagtcctccccaccattcccccctccctcgtcccctcgttctccccaccatctcccactcccccgtcacctcgtcttccctaccattcccccctcccctgtcccctcttcctctccaccattccccactcccttgcccCCTTGTCCTCTACAccgttctccattcccctgtcccctcgtccttcccaccattactccctcccccgtcccctcgtcctccccaccattactccctcccctgtcccctcgtcctccccaccattccccactccctcgtcggatgcattcccaaatgatctgatgttccaatcactgaaaaataagaacaggtaaaaaaataaaataaaaacaatgaaaaaataaaaaataaactatactcaccaaatgaacagtatggtaaacaaagctcaattccaatgcagtgtcacacaaaataattaaatcaaaatggaaataaaccgaaatctatgaaaattccatttatcaatgcaattggaaaaattgatatgaaattgtaacatatgtagtatagcgtgtgttatcTTGAGGATAACACACGCTGTCACgggcccaggaagcagcccgtgacagctgactaacacccaggtacctattttactgctaggtaacagaggcatagggtgaaaaaaaactctgcccaatgtttctcgccagcgcctgggatcgaacccaggaccacaggatcacaagtccagcgtgctgtccgctcggccgaccggctccctccctgtTGCTctcacgtgcaacagatggcgtttttTTTTAACCATGTAttctcctgtcacaggtgaggcatgtatatcgtaggtatataaaaacacgcgcctattcgaatgtaacggtgtggcaaaatttcaaggcaatcgctaaagaggtttcgaagatttccctcacatacaaacacagtttaaaaaaaatttttttttaatctttacgtcacagacgtaacatctttgtagtatgtacatatgtatgtatatatgtacatacatagtATGTAtgtacctgctcggatgcgaatggaacgttgtgtgaaaatttcaaagcaatcggtgaagaactttcggagattagcgattttgaacaaacgaacatttccatttttattcgtATAGATTTGATTAATAGTTAAGAGTGGATTAGGTTGTAGAGATGTGTAGGTTCTGCTGGAAATTATTTATAACTGCAGTGCGTTGCTGAAGCAATTGCAACCTCTcatcaggctaggctcgttaaagcggtcGCCTgcccaaacaacccccccccccccatgctgatGACACGTATGACAATTTGTATTATGTATTAAAAATAGTTTTACTCGTACATAAATTAGTATTGTTATATACTGGAGTTGTGAGTATAGGTACGCTTAGAATAAGTTAGGATTCGTGTCCATATACCAGATAAATTTATATATCAGAGCTACAGGAATTAGACAAGACAAACAAAGTCGAACAGACAGATAGCGTTGGGAGCTACTGACTGCTTTTGTTTGGCACAGTGCCACACTTGAAACATGCTGGATAAGCAGGAGACAGAAGGGAACGTGCTACAGTGGTCAAGGAAGAACCTGTCCAATTGAACCAAGCACCCAAAAGAGGGAGAAGTCATCAGAGAGTTGGAGATTGTACAAGGAGGCTCCCACAGTGGACAGTTCAGGAATCCTTCATATATCTGGTTCCTGTGACTGAACTTCCATAGGAAAACAGGACCCTTGAGCTAAATATTTTCCTGAAAATCTGTAAATGTGTTTATCCCCTCTTGCGAAATTTGAGTGGAATAAACACATGGGAAGAAGGGGAAATGCTTCTGGAAAACCCTAAAAATGTTGCTGGAAACTTGGatatgatcttggaagacctggatatgatcttggaagacctggatatgatcttggaagacctggatatgatcttggaagacctggatatgatcttggaagacctggatatgatcttggaagacctggatatgatcttggaagacctggatatgatcttggaagacctgggtatgatcttggaagacctggatatgatcttggaagacctggatatgatcttggaagacctggatatgatcttggaagacctggatatgatcttggaagacctggacatgatcttggaagacctggatatgatcttggaaacctggatatgatcttggaagacctggatGTGATCTTTGAAGACCTGGATGtgatcttggaagacctggatgtgatcttggaagacctggatatgatcttggaagcctggatatgatcttggaagacctggatatgatcttggaagacctgggtatgatcttggaagacctggatatgatcttggaagacctggatatgatcttggaagacctggatatgatcttggaagacctgggtatgatcttggaagacctgggtatgatcttggaagacctggatatgatcttggaagacctggatatgatcttggaagacctggatatgatcttggaagacctgaatatgatcttggaagacctggatatgatcttggaagacctggatatgatcttggaagacctggatatgatcttggaagacctggatatgatcttggaagacctggatatgatcttggaagacctgggtatgatcttggaagacctgggtatgatcttggaagacctgggtatgatcttggaagacctggatatgatctaggaagacctggatatgatcttggaagacctggatatgatcttggaagacctggatatgatcttggaagacctggatatgatcttggaagacctggatatgatcttggaagacctgggtatgatcttggaagacctggatatgatcttggaagacctggataTGATCTTGGGAGATCTGGatatgatcttggaagacctggatatgatcttggaagacctggGTATGATCCTAGAAGACCTGGatatgatcttggaagacctggatatgatcttggaagacctggGTATGATCTTGGACGACCTGGatatgatcttggaagacctggatatgatcttggaagacctggatatgatcttggaagacctgggtatgatcttggaagacctggatatgatcttggaagacctggatatgatcttggaagacctgggtatgatcttggaagacctggatatgatcttggaagacctggatatgatcttggaagacctggatatgatcttggaagacctggatatgatcatggaagacctggatatgatcttggaagacctggatatgatcttggaagacctggatatgatcttggaagacctggatatgatcttggaagacctggatatgatcttggaagacctggatatgatcttggaagacctggatatgatcttggaagacctggatatgatcttggaagacctggataTGATCATGGAAGACCTGAatatgatcttggaagacctggatatgatcttggaagacctggatatgatcttggaagacctggatatgatcttggaagacctggatatgatcttggaagacctggataTGATCTTGGGAGATCTGGatatgatcttggaagacctggatatgatcttggaagacctggatatgatcttggaagacctggatatgatcttggaagacctggatatgatcttggaagacctggatatgatcttggaagacctgcatatgatcttggaagacctggatatgatcttggaagacctggatatgatcttggaagacctggataTGATCATGGAAGACCTGAatatgatcttggaagacctggatatgatcttggaagacctggatatgatcttggaagacctggatatgatcttggaagacctggatatgatcttggaagacctggatatgatcttggaagacctggatatgatcttggaagacctggatatgatcttggaagacctggatatgatcttggaagacctggatatgatcttggaagacctggatatgatcttggaagacctggatatgatcttggaagacctggataTGATCTTGGAAGAATTAGATATGATCTTGGACGAACTGGAAGTCCTGGAGAAATCGCAAGAATGCCCTAGCAAGTGGCTGGTTGAGTCCTACTTCAGCAAAACGTTATGAATATTTAAGGTGTAGATACTagaaggagggaattatcaggggaaggggccaaaccattacgactatatagcacttggaaggggtcagaatgaggatttgggatgggacggggggggggggaagtgcccaactacttggacggtcggggattgatcgccgacctgcatgaagcgagaccgtcgctctaccgtccagaccaAGTGCTTGGACGACACTagagattaaaaaaaaagagacgATACACAATTACGACGGCATTGAACCAAGGACTCTCGAGTCAGCCTGTCCCTAACCTACCGACCTACGCGTCGAAAACGTAAATGTTGGTGAGCCGCTatgagttttgctactctgttatTGGTCCGTTGGGGATTTTGACGTCAATATATCATGTATTATTTGAGAAGATGGGGATGGAGTGAGTAGTCATCAAGTGGAACCAATCTCTGGCACTCCTCTCGCGGATATAACCTTTTGCATGTTTTCCAGCACTAGGAAAGCCTctagcctcgcttcatgcaggtcggcgttcaatccccagccgtccaattggttgggaaccattccctccctgccgtcctaccccgaatctttatcctgaccccttcccggtgctgtatagtcgtaatgccttggcgATTTCCCCTGATtgatccctcccttccctctagcAATGTGAGTAAGCTGTTCAGGAAcagttcagatatatatatactatatctatATAGTATCTATATAAGTATCTATAGATAGATACTGCACTAAGGTGCAGTGTGCATTTCGTTGAAAGTATTCTTTTAGAATAGTAAAGGTGTTGTGAGTTATTAGTTATCTTTAGCAACTGAAGGAGTAAATCCTTTATtcatttgaggagagacgaagccGGAAAGACATGTGTAGAACATGTTGACTACTTACCGTTAATGTCAGGCTCGATTTGTTAAAATTATTTGTCACAAGTGATACACGAACTAGGTGGTatatgaagaaagtgatgcacgaAGAAGGTGATACATGAACGAAGAGATACATGAACTAGGTGATGCTACATAAACAGCTGCAAGTTTAGTTGCCcgatgtgaaaaaaaaaataatataaaaagtaCTGTGTCGAAATaggaattaaataaaaatttataGAAAGCGAATATATTGAAGCGGCGAAAACACAAGACACTGAGAAACACAGACACGACATAGCCTTGAAGTGGAAAGAAATTCGACCACAAGTCGACGGCAAGTTTAGCGGCGGGAGTCAAGAGCTGAAGCTCCACCTTCACAATACAGCAAGGTGAGGACACTTAGGACACTACAGACACTCAGAATCAAAATAATTAGTTTCGTTGATCATTATCGACATTTTATTTCCCCGGCAGGTTTATCATGCCAGGGGAAATGACCCAATTTAGGTCCTGCCAGTCCAAAATGGAACACGCAATTACGGACTCATTACCGATGTCGCTTTTCCAGACTGTTGATCAACTAATTcaaaggtgaaattgaaattAATATTTTTGTCTCTCTTTTTCTCAAATATTTCGTATTTAACACCACACAAACCTATCCTATAAAGGTGCAAAATTTTAAAGGAATTTTTGCCACTGAAAAATGATTGTGTTAACGCTCTGTGAAAAGTGTTAAGCCATATTTTTGTCTCGAAGAATTAGATAATTAAATTTAGTTATGTATAGGTGACAGATTGTGATCTGCTTCACAAAAAAGGGCGACTGCACTGGAACATGTGTTTGGTAGTATAGTGTGTGAGGAACGTCACCATGGTACAGAAATCTGTGACGCTCTTAAGCAAAACTTTACTTAGCAGAACGGGAAATAAATGTTGGAAATTAGCATAAACAAATACTATGTAAGGTAAATGAGAGTAAGTGGTAATTGGGTCATGTTATCCCACCAATTAGGCCATGTATGACCATAACAAGTAACGCTCTCAGAAGCACCCAACTGACGTTTAGTCATTAATCCTTCCGTGGAACACCACTAAAGTACCAGGAGGGTTGACACCCATACAGCCGTGTCATACAAGGCCGAATTTACAACAGACTTCGTAAAAAATTTGTTATCTCGTCAAGTGAGAAATCAAGAAGCCAATACGTTTTTTATTTTTAGTGAGAAGCAGCATACAAGGCGATACGCTGTGCCCTCATAGTAACATATAATTCTCTCTCTGTAGCTTGTGCTTTCTAAACAAAGGGGCAGTAGGTAGCTGGGTCCCTTGAAGCTGCCCTATAAGAGAcaaatggaagggaagggaatgaggAATAAATATGAGGGATTTGATGAAGGAAGTGGTGGAGGGAGTTCAAGAATAATGAATAGGAAGGAATGAGACAGAAGTAGAGGAGAGTGGAATTGAAGTGAATCGGAGAGTAGAGAAAGGGGGAGTGGAGGAGACGGAAGTACAGGGTAAAAAGGGGAAAGCCGGCTGAAGACAAAGAGGGAAGAAACGGGGACATGAAAGATGAAGCAAGGTTTGTGATGTGAGAAGCAGGGCCACAGGCGGAGAGTTCAGGTGAAGAAGAGAAAGTTGGACAAATGCGTCAAGTGGAAAAGGTTTATCTAGAGTACTTGCACCTTTAGTGAGCAAACGATCTACAattatctatcatatctacgttatCTACAGTATCTAAGGCATCTGCAGTATCAAAAGTATCTGTGTTATCTATAGTATTTACTGTATATCAATTACCTGCATTATTAGATAATTCGATATTTTCATCAGAACCAAAAGTATTCACAtatttacagtatatatatactgtaaaaaaccattatatatatatatatatatatatatatatatatatatatatatatatatataatgtcgtacctagtagccggaacgcacttctcagtctactatgcaaggaccgatttgcctaataagccaagttttcctgaattaatatattctctctaatttttttcttatgaaatgataaagctacccatttcattatgtttgaggtcaatttttttattggagttaaaattaacgaagatatatgacagaacctaaccaaccctacctaacttaacctaacctagctttataggttaggttaggtagccaaaaaagttaggttaggttaggtatgttaggtagtcgaaaaacaattaattcgtgaaaacttggcttatttggcatatcggggccttgcatagtaggctgagaagtgcgttctggctactaggtacgacatatataatatatatatattatatatatatatatatataatatataatatatatataatatataatatatataatatatatatatatatatatatatatataatataatataatatatatgtatatatatatataatatatatataatatataatatatatataatatatatataatataatatatatatatttatataatatatatataatatatatataatatataaataatatatatataatataatatatatatatatatatatatatgtaatatatatatatataatatatatatatatatataatatatatatatatatatatatatatatatataatatatatatatatatataatatatatatatatatatatataatatatatatNNNNNNNNNNNNNNNNNNNNNNNNNNNNNNNNNNNNNNNNNNNNNNNNNNNNNNNNNNNNNNNNNNNNNNNNNNNNNNNNNNNNNNNNNNNNNNNNNNNNNNNNNNNNNNNNNNNNNNNNNNNNNNNNNNNNNNNNNNNNNNNNNNNNNNNNNNNNNNNNNNNNNNNNNNNNNNNNNNNNNNNNNNNNNNNNNNNNNNNNNNNNNNNNNNNNNNNNNNNNNNNNNNNNNNNNNNNNNNNNNNNNNNNNNNNNNNNNNNNNNNNNNNNNNNNNNNNNNNNNNNNNNNNNNNNNNNNNNNNNNNNNNNNNNNNNNNNNNNNNNNNNNNNNNNNNNNNNNNNNNNNNNNNNNNNNNNNNNNNNNNNNNNNNNNNNNNNNNNNNNNNNNNNNNNNNNNNNNNNNNNNNNNNNNNNNNNNNNNNNNNNNNNNNNNNNNNNNNNNNNNNNNNNNNNNNNNNNNNNNNNNNNNNNNNNNNNNNNNNNNNNNNNNNNNNNNNNNNNNNatatattaattcagtaaaacttggcttattaggcaaatcggtccttgcatagtaggctgagaagtgcgttctggctactaggtacgacatatatatatatatatatatatatatatatatatatatatatatatatatatatatatatatatatatatatatatatatatacatatatatatatatgtatatatatatatatatataatatatatgcgaacaagcctgaatggtccccaggacaatatgcaactgaaaactcacaccccagaagtgactcgaacccatactcccaggagcaacgcaactggtatgtacaagacgccttaatccacttgaccatcacgaccggacataatgaggtgatagccgaggctatttgaaccaccccaccgccggcactcggatagtaatcttgggcatagcattttaccaaatcacctcattctttggggcacacgtgaggaacacaaatgcgaacaagcctgaatggtccccaggacaatatgcaactgaaaactcacaccccagaagtgactcgaacccatactcccaggagcaacgcaactggtatgtacaagacgacttaatccacttgaccatcacgaccggacataatgaggtgatagccgacatACCAGTACATACATACCAGTACATACCAGTAGTACGTACAAGTATGTACAAGCCGACatacttgtacataccagttgcccaagattactatccgagtgccggcggtggggtggttcaaatagcctcggctatcacctcattatgtccggtcgtgatggtcaagtggattaaggcgtcttgtacataccagttgcgttgctcctgggagtatgggttcgagtcacttctggggtgtgagttttcagttgcatattgtcctggggaccattcaggcttgttcgcatttgtgttcctcacatgtgccccaaagaatgaggtgatttggtaaaatgctatgcccaagattactatccgtgtgccggcggtggggtggttcaaatagcctcggctatcacctcattatgtccggtcgtgatggtcaagtggattaaggcgtcttgtacataccagttgcgttgctcctgggagtatgggttcgagtcacttctggggtgtgagttttcagttatataatatatatatatatatatatatatatatatacaatatatatatatatatatacaatatatatatatatatatatatatatatatatatatataatatgtatatatatatatgtatatatatatatatatatatatatatatatatatatatatacatatatatatatatatatatatatatatacatatatatatatattattaaatatgaccgaaaaagtaagattaataattctaacacgaattttctcaatctttcttatatttcttttcactgttgatggtaactgaaaaatcaattctccaaaattcatttttatttctagtctgacgcgacacttgaacgcgtttcgtaacacttattacattttcaaagactttagtgtacacacacacagctataactgaacagagtttaaacagcttcgattttatacctgcatttgggtgaggtgatatgttacaacagttttggatgaggtgaaaacaaactttcaacacaagacagaacacgatacaatggatataatattttgtaagttaaagggaagaatggaagtaactgcaaagggcctattggccaatatttcttgatgcttctatattggtgtggagtcttgaagtgggtagaatacagttgtgcattaattggctgttgattgctggtgtcaacttcttgatgtgtagttcctcgcagatatcaagccacctgctatcgctgtatctatcgatgatttccgtgttttttgaaaagacttctctggtgatggtctggttgtgggaagaga includes:
- the LOC138368045 gene encoding selection and upkeep of intraepithelial T-cells protein 5-like; the protein is MILEDLGMILEDLDMILEDLDMILGDLDMILEDLDMILEDLGMILEDLDMILEDLDMILEDLGMILDDLDMILEDLDMILEDLDMILEDLDLDMILEDLDMILEDLDMILEDLDMILEELDMILDELEVLEKSQECPSKWLVESYFSKTL